A single Lysinibacter sp. HNR DNA region contains:
- a CDS encoding histidine kinase, producing the protein MSLVTNLYTPLLSQEEGRLSRAHKQILITWFMPALGALFLLIWFTNVSYGNPWITAIGLSIAICFISPLGSVLIILGVLTAQILAVVQLPTAETWPAYLGILLIVTRLAFSGKQWIRWLSLAFACVGSILITALLTPWYAWPTWTWDFSVEQGWDGFMGWRYTLTFGISVFAIAGAVWALSVAARLGIRLAINKAQLRESVHELRLAETEIAVASERSRIAHDVHDIMAHSLAVIIAQADGARYAGRHQTHVMQDSLKNIASSARASLTEVRTLIDWLTTDIGEDDAPTLARLDELYRRLSGAGLTLDLQTFGTSVEMSDSRQLAAYRIVQESLTNALKYSDVTVPVRVVLDWQGTGLFISIVSRIHPDGQPKPLSDAPLSQGRGILGMTERAHLAGGWLSAGIDSGPPETFMVTAFIPTSAEDSALTHPSSRNTVDRKQQDDSRTNARSS; encoded by the coding sequence ATGAGCTTGGTCACGAACCTGTACACACCCCTGCTCTCGCAGGAAGAGGGGCGTCTCAGCCGCGCACATAAACAGATTCTGATCACCTGGTTTATGCCCGCCCTGGGAGCTCTCTTTCTGCTCATCTGGTTCACAAACGTTAGCTACGGCAATCCGTGGATAACCGCGATTGGTCTGTCCATCGCAATCTGTTTTATTTCCCCGCTCGGCTCAGTTCTCATTATTCTCGGGGTACTCACCGCCCAAATCCTCGCTGTGGTTCAGCTACCGACGGCTGAAACCTGGCCGGCCTATCTCGGCATCCTCCTCATTGTGACGCGATTGGCCTTTTCCGGTAAACAGTGGATACGATGGCTCTCTTTAGCCTTTGCGTGTGTGGGCTCCATACTCATTACCGCTCTTCTCACACCCTGGTATGCCTGGCCCACCTGGACCTGGGACTTCAGCGTTGAGCAGGGCTGGGACGGCTTCATGGGGTGGCGGTACACCCTGACATTTGGCATCTCTGTCTTTGCGATCGCGGGAGCCGTGTGGGCCCTCAGCGTTGCGGCGCGCCTGGGTATCCGTCTGGCCATCAATAAAGCGCAACTTCGCGAGTCGGTACACGAGCTACGCTTGGCAGAGACGGAGATCGCGGTTGCGTCAGAAAGAAGCCGTATTGCACACGACGTCCACGACATCATGGCCCACTCACTAGCCGTCATTATTGCTCAGGCCGACGGGGCCCGCTACGCCGGTCGCCATCAGACCCACGTTATGCAGGACTCTCTCAAGAATATCGCCTCTTCCGCACGAGCCTCGCTCACCGAGGTACGCACACTGATCGATTGGCTCACCACCGATATCGGCGAGGATGATGCCCCAACTCTGGCACGTCTGGACGAACTTTATCGCAGGCTATCGGGAGCTGGGCTCACGCTGGATCTCCAAACCTTTGGCACCAGCGTCGAGATGTCGGACTCCAGGCAGCTTGCCGCATACAGAATCGTCCAGGAAAGCCTCACCAATGCTCTCAAGTACTCTGACGTAACAGTTCCCGTGCGCGTGGTACTCGATTGGCAGGGAACAGGACTCTTTATCTCGATTGTTTCGCGTATCCACCCGGATGGGCAGCCCAAGCCTCTATCGGACGCTCCCCTGTCTCAGGGAAGGGGTATCCTGGGCATGACCGAGAGGGCGCATCTTGCCGGTGGCTGGCTCTCTGCCGGCATTGATAGTGGACCGCCAGAAACCTTCATGGTAACGGCTTTTATACCCACTAGCGCAGAGGACTCCGCACTCACACACCCATCCTCCAGAAACACCGTAGACAGGAAGCAGCAAGATGACAGCCGCACAAACGCAAGAT
- a CDS encoding FAD-dependent oxidoreductase, translated as MTENLWDVIIAGGGPAGLSAALMLGRSRRRVLVVDAGNPRNRFATHMHGVLGQEGVPPDELLKRGRAEAAGYGVEFVSGTITQVERKRGGLRVITDSDVWVARALVVATGVSDSLPDIPGLVERWGTSVLHCPYCHGWEVRDRRLGVLTTSPLGPHQVELVRQWSDRVTLFSAGLGEITPETRQRLRARGITLEPAPVVEILGEGTNIAAVRLEDGREVAIDTLFTVSAPTPHDDFLEALELARSETPFGAFLTIDPTGRTSDNRIWAIGNVVSPAANVSVSIGNGALTGGAVNTALTAWDFDTAVHDSTTQQEIAPADFWEERYTGSARVWSGRVNTVLADIASTLNPGRALDLGCGEGADVIWLAQHGWEATGIDISPTAIQRAAAAAEAKGLTPPHARFLSADLSTLPADTYDLVSASFLHSPVDLPREDILRQAAEQIAPGGHLLITSHAAFPPRADTHHEHHFLSPSEEVAQLALDPDAWETILSETRSRRTVAPDGTPATLDDVVVLIRRRP; from the coding sequence ATGACAGAGAACTTGTGGGATGTGATCATTGCGGGTGGCGGGCCAGCGGGGCTGTCAGCCGCGCTCATGCTCGGCCGCTCACGTCGGCGCGTGCTGGTTGTTGATGCGGGCAATCCGCGCAATCGTTTTGCCACACACATGCACGGCGTACTGGGACAGGAGGGAGTACCACCGGACGAACTCCTTAAACGAGGCAGGGCTGAAGCTGCGGGCTACGGCGTCGAGTTCGTAAGCGGGACCATCACACAGGTTGAACGCAAACGAGGCGGCCTGCGGGTCATCACCGACAGCGACGTGTGGGTAGCGCGCGCACTGGTTGTCGCAACCGGAGTAAGCGACAGCCTCCCCGACATTCCCGGTCTTGTCGAACGGTGGGGCACCAGTGTGTTGCACTGCCCATACTGCCACGGATGGGAGGTACGCGATCGACGCCTCGGGGTCCTCACCACCTCACCCCTCGGTCCACATCAAGTCGAACTCGTCCGGCAGTGGAGCGACCGGGTCACCCTTTTCAGTGCGGGTCTCGGAGAGATCACCCCTGAAACCCGACAGCGTCTGCGCGCACGCGGTATCACACTCGAGCCTGCGCCGGTCGTGGAAATCCTTGGCGAGGGGACGAATATCGCCGCTGTGCGCCTCGAAGACGGCCGCGAGGTAGCGATTGATACGCTCTTCACCGTGAGCGCCCCCACGCCACACGATGACTTTCTCGAAGCGCTGGAACTTGCTCGCAGCGAAACACCGTTTGGCGCATTTCTCACCATTGATCCCACAGGGAGAACAAGCGACAATCGAATCTGGGCGATCGGCAACGTCGTCAGCCCCGCCGCAAACGTATCCGTGTCGATTGGTAACGGCGCGTTGACGGGCGGAGCCGTCAACACAGCCCTCACCGCCTGGGACTTCGATACCGCTGTCCACGATTCAACAACCCAACAAGAGATCGCGCCCGCCGATTTCTGGGAGGAACGATACACGGGCTCTGCCCGTGTCTGGTCCGGCAGGGTCAACACGGTACTCGCCGATATCGCCAGCACCCTCAATCCCGGGCGCGCACTGGATCTGGGCTGCGGGGAGGGAGCGGACGTCATCTGGCTCGCGCAGCACGGCTGGGAGGCTACCGGCATTGACATCTCGCCCACCGCCATCCAGCGCGCCGCGGCCGCGGCTGAGGCAAAAGGCCTCACCCCACCCCACGCTCGCTTCCTCTCCGCCGACCTGAGCACACTTCCAGCAGACACCTACGATCTCGTGTCGGCAAGCTTCCTCCATTCCCCCGTTGATTTACCCCGCGAGGACATCCTCCGGCAGGCCGCCGAGCAGATCGCACCGGGCGGACACCTGCTCATTACCTCACACGCGGCTTTCCCGCCCCGGGCGGATACACATCACGAGCACCATTTTCTCAGCCCATCAGAGGAGGTCGCGCAGCTTGCACTCGACCCGGATGCGTGGGAGACCATTCTCTCCGAGACACGTTCTCGCCGGACTGTGGCCCCCGATGGCACACCAGCAACTCTTGATGATGTGGTTGTGCTGATTCGCCGCCGACCGTGA
- a CDS encoding XRE family transcriptional regulator has protein sequence MNNELGQLGARLRAIRQSRGLTLAELAASAEMSASTLSRLESGKRQASLELLLPLTRRLGIRLDDLVPAETVDPRVRRPVIRRDGLVIVPLAPEYSPLRTYKITYPAGGLLPELRVHDGYEWLYVLQGRLRLWLGEQDLTLVRGEAAEFDTRTPHAMSAAGGRSAQVISIFNEAGARMHTHTTQ, from the coding sequence ATGAATAACGAACTGGGACAGCTTGGTGCAAGGCTGCGTGCGATTCGCCAATCGCGCGGGCTGACGCTTGCGGAGCTCGCCGCGAGCGCGGAGATGTCAGCGAGTACGCTGTCGCGGCTGGAGTCTGGCAAGCGGCAGGCGAGTCTGGAGCTATTGCTGCCGCTGACACGACGGCTCGGGATTCGGCTTGATGACCTGGTTCCCGCCGAGACGGTGGATCCGCGGGTGCGGCGCCCCGTTATCCGTCGAGATGGGCTAGTCATAGTGCCTCTTGCGCCGGAATACTCGCCTCTTCGTACCTATAAGATTACCTATCCTGCGGGTGGTTTGCTGCCGGAACTGCGGGTGCATGATGGGTATGAGTGGCTCTACGTGCTGCAGGGGCGGCTCCGTCTGTGGCTTGGCGAGCAGGACCTGACGCTAGTCCGCGGGGAGGCTGCCGAGTTTGACACCCGTACCCCGCACGCTATGTCTGCTGCGGGTGGGCGGTCGGCGCAAGTGATCAGCATTTTTAACGAGGCTGGTGCTCGCATGCACACTCATACCACCCAGTGA
- a CDS encoding ABC-F family ATP-binding cassette domain-containing protein, with the protein MAHLLGAENLHLEFPTRVIFDSVSIGLNEGDRVGIVGRNGDGKSSLLGMLAGRIEPNSGQVTRRGGIRIGVLEQSDTLDDAATVGATIVGDRPEYEWAGDSRVRDVISGLVTDLDWSTTISTLSGGQRRRVALAALLVDEWDVLALDEPTNHLDVEGIAWLAKHLGSRWPKNTGALLMVTHDRWFLDEVANATWEVHDRTVDSFEGGYAAYILQRVERDRQAAAIETKRQNLMRKELAWLRRGAPARTAKPKFRIEAANQLIADVPAPRNQIELSRMATARLGKEVVDLLDAGVTFGSHEVLRDIEWRIAPGERTAIMGANGAGKSTLLGLIAGTISPTSGRVKHGKTVQLAILDQQFSEIEEIAGDRVREVLARTKTSYVTDGKELTPAQLLERLGFSREHLSARVGELSGGQKRRLQLLLVLLAEPNVLILDEPSNDVDTDMLAAMEDLLDSWPGTLIVVSHDRYLVERVTDQQYAIINGRLRHLPGGVEEYVRLREQGAQTASADSSTAKVRDAPPAKRRRASGAQERTTQKEINATERKIERLSAQITELHEHMAAHDQSDYEGLTTINNTLRTAEGEKAALEERWFELTESLE; encoded by the coding sequence GTGGCACACTTACTTGGCGCAGAGAATCTTCACCTTGAGTTTCCCACCCGGGTTATTTTTGACTCTGTTAGCATCGGGCTGAACGAGGGCGACCGGGTAGGCATAGTCGGACGGAACGGCGATGGAAAATCATCGCTGCTGGGCATGCTCGCGGGCCGCATAGAACCAAATTCCGGCCAGGTCACAAGACGCGGAGGCATCCGTATAGGTGTTCTTGAGCAATCTGACACTCTTGACGACGCGGCAACCGTGGGTGCAACAATCGTTGGTGATCGCCCGGAGTACGAGTGGGCGGGAGATTCCCGGGTACGCGATGTTATCTCGGGTCTGGTGACGGATCTCGATTGGAGCACCACGATCAGCACCCTGAGTGGTGGCCAACGGCGCAGGGTCGCGCTCGCCGCCCTGCTGGTGGATGAGTGGGATGTGCTCGCGCTTGACGAACCCACCAACCACCTTGATGTGGAGGGTATCGCCTGGCTGGCAAAACATCTTGGCTCGCGCTGGCCCAAAAACACCGGTGCCCTACTGATGGTAACGCACGATCGATGGTTCCTCGACGAGGTGGCAAACGCAACATGGGAGGTTCACGACCGCACCGTCGATTCCTTTGAGGGCGGTTATGCGGCATACATTCTGCAGCGTGTGGAGCGGGATCGGCAGGCCGCGGCAATAGAAACAAAACGGCAAAACCTCATGCGCAAAGAATTGGCCTGGTTACGCCGCGGCGCACCGGCGCGCACCGCCAAACCCAAGTTTCGTATTGAGGCCGCAAACCAGCTCATCGCCGATGTCCCGGCACCGCGTAATCAGATTGAGCTCTCCCGCATGGCCACTGCCCGCCTCGGCAAAGAGGTTGTTGATCTTTTGGATGCCGGGGTCACCTTTGGCTCACACGAGGTGCTGCGTGATATCGAATGGCGTATCGCTCCGGGGGAACGCACCGCCATTATGGGTGCAAACGGCGCGGGCAAGTCAACACTGCTCGGGCTCATAGCGGGCACGATCTCCCCCACATCGGGACGGGTAAAACACGGAAAAACCGTGCAGCTAGCGATTCTGGATCAGCAGTTTTCAGAAATTGAGGAGATCGCGGGTGACCGGGTTCGAGAGGTACTGGCCCGCACAAAAACAAGCTACGTCACAGACGGCAAGGAGCTGACCCCCGCGCAATTACTCGAACGGCTCGGTTTTTCCCGGGAACACCTCTCGGCTCGGGTTGGCGAACTCTCGGGTGGACAAAAACGCAGGCTACAACTCCTACTTGTGTTACTCGCAGAGCCCAACGTCCTCATCCTCGACGAGCCGTCAAACGATGTTGACACCGATATGCTTGCCGCGATGGAAGACCTGCTCGACTCGTGGCCGGGCACACTGATCGTGGTCTCCCACGACCGCTACCTGGTAGAGCGGGTGACGGACCAACAATACGCAATTATCAACGGTCGACTACGGCATTTGCCGGGTGGGGTTGAGGAGTATGTGCGGCTCCGTGAGCAGGGGGCCCAAACAGCCTCTGCCGACTCCTCAACCGCAAAGGTACGCGACGCACCTCCTGCGAAGCGCCGCCGAGCTTCAGGGGCGCAGGAGCGCACCACCCAAAAAGAGATCAATGCTACCGAGAGGAAAATTGAGCGGCTTTCCGCACAGATTACCGAGCTTCATGAGCATATGGCCGCTCACGATCAGAGCGACTACGAGGGACTAACCACAATCAATAACACACTACGCACGGCAGAAGGCGAAAAGGCTGCGCTCGAGGAGCGCTGGTTTGAGCTCACTGAATCGCTTGAATAA